In the genome of Streptomyces lydicus, the window CCGTGCTCCAGATGTCCCTGCCCTCGCTCGATCCGCGCAGGCTGCACGCCATCGGGCGCAAGCTCGCACCGTTGCGCGAGGAGGGTGTGCTGATCATCGGCAGCGGATTCTTCACCCACAATCTGGCCGCGCTGCGGCACGACGGCGGTGGTCCGCCGGCGTGGTCGGTGGAGTTCGACGACTGGGGGCGCCAGGCCCTGGACGCCCAGGACCTCGACGCGCTCTTCGACTTCGCGCACAAGGCGCCGGCCGGCCGGCTGGCCCATCCCCGCACCGAGCACTTCGCCCCGCTGTTCGTGACCCTGGGCGCCGCGGACGCCCATGCCCAACTGGACCGTGGACGCAGTGTGATCGACGGGTTCTGGATGGGGCTGGCGAAGCGGTCGGTGCAGTTCGGCTGAGCGGGCGGTGGCGGCGCGCGCCCCGGGGTGGGATCGGGGGGTGGGGCGGGGTCAGGTCCGGGGCCGGTGCGACAGGTACGGGTGCCGGGGCCGGGGCCCGGGGGTCGGCGGCCGGTCGTTCGTGCGTCGGTCTCCCGTCGTCCGTCAGTCGCCCGTCAGTCGTCCGTCAGTCGTCCTCGTCGATCAGCGCGATGGCGTTCAGGGCCGCCGACAGTGCGCGGGTGTCGCCCTCCTCGGAGGCCGCGGCCACGTCCAGGGCGGTGTCGGCGAACTTGATCGCATGCTCGTTGCCGTTGGCGACCGCTCGCTCGAAGACCTCTTCGGGCGTGACCGAGCCGGCGTGCGGTGCCGGGAGCGGGGTGTCGGCGGCGTAGATGGCGGTGACCGCCGACGTCGCCGCCCAGGCCACCGCGAACGATCCGGCCCACAGCTCGCGGGGGAGCGCGGGCAGGGTGCGCAGCACCGCGTTCGGTGCAGTGGCGGCATGCACCAGCATGATGCCGTTCCCATGGCCGTAGTCCGCGTAGTTGAGGGTGGCGGCACGTACGAGTGCGGTCAGGCCCTCGCGTACGGCTTCGGGGTCATCGGGCACGTGCAAGGACTCGGTGGTGCTCAACCAGGCGGGGGTGTCCGGGAGTTGGGCGTATCCCTGCACCGGCGTCACGTGCTGGTCGGCGATGCGGGGGAGGGCGGCCAGCGCCTCGGACGGAGTGGCGCCGCCCGTGGGGCGCACGACGGCGGGCAGGGGGAGGTGCCGGGCGGCCCAGTAGCCGAGGGCGTGTGCGAACTCCGCAGTGCGTGCGGCGTCCTCACCTTCCGCGAGGAGGCTGCGGACGGCGTGGCCCACACGGATTACCGGATGGGTGGCGGCGCCCGCGATGCCGGGCAGCAGGCGCGGCCACCACTCGGCGAGGAGCTCGCGCCAGGGCCGCTCGGTGACCTGGTGGGTGAAGTACGCGGTCCAGTCGGTGACCCGGCTCGTATCACCCAGCGCCGCACGCCAGTTGGCCTCGGTGATGCGGGCACGGGCACTCGGGACGCTCTCCAGCTTGTTCGTGTAGCCGTCGAGCCAGCGGTGGACGGTGTGGGCCTGACCGTTGTGGACCAGGGCTTCGACGGCCATCGGTCCGTGGTTGCTCAGATAGCCCCTGAACTCGGGGCCGGAAGTGTGCAGGCGCAGCAGGGCTTCGTCGAGTGTGCCGCTCGTCGTATCCATGGCTGGAGGCTAGGTCGGCGAGGGCGGCGTGCGTAACGGGCTTCCGGCCTACACCGGTGGTCGTAAGGCCGCAGGTGCGGTGGGTGGGCGCCGGTGCCGGTGGGGCCGGGTGTTCAGCGTTCACCGCAGGTCCGTATCCGTGTCCATACCGGACAGAGGGTGTCGGGTATTGGGGGGAGGGTGCTGCCATGACGAGTGAGAGCGCGTGTGCCGGGGGCGTCGAGGGCGGCGGAAGGGTCGGAGGTGGTGCGAGCGTCGGCGGCGGCGGGAAGGCCGGAGGTGGCAAGAGCGCCGACGGGTGTGGGGGAGTCGGTGGCGGTGCGGTCGGCTGGTCGGTGGTCGAGGGGGCGGTGCCGGAGTTCGCCGGGCGGGTGCGGGAGCGGTTCGGGGCGTACCGGCACCACGTTCTGGCGACCCTCCGCAAGGACGGCGGGCCGCGGCTCACCGGCCTGGAGGCGGATTTCCGCTACGGGGAGCTGTGGCTGGGCATGATGGTGGGCTCGCGCAAGGTGCTTGACCTGCGGCGCGACCCCCGCTTCTCACTGCACGCCAACCCGGGGCCGGGCACCGATCTGTCCGGAGGCGACGTACGGGTTTCCGGGCAGGCGGTGGAGGTGACGGACCCCGGGTTGGTGGCGCGCTATGCGGCGGTGGTGAAGCCGCCGGAGCCGTTTCATCTCTTCCGGGCGGAGTTGACGGAGGTGCTGCACACGTCCGTCGAGGCCCCGTATGTGGTGCTGGAGAGCTGGGTGCCGGGGCGGCCGCTGCGCACCATCCGGCGGACGTCCGACGATGCGACGCTACGGGTGGGATGACGGATGGGACGACGGGCGGCGTGACGGGTGGGCGCCCGCCGGAGGCTTTACCGGCGGGCGCCGGAGGCTGCACCTGCCGGCCAACAGCCGGCGGGCCGCCTCAGTGAGTGGCCACGGGGAGGCCGTGGCTCCTGTCGCCCCGGTGGGGCCGGTGGGCCTTGTGGGGCCGGTGTCTGCCGTGCGGCTCGCGGACGCGGTGGGTGCGGAAGACGTAGAGGGCGACGACGAACATCACGGCGCCCATGGTGAAGCCGAAGGCGGACGACTTGAGGATCGATTCCCCGCCGAGGCTGTAGACCCAGCCCATCGAGCAGCCGAAGAGCGCGCCGTACGCGAGGGCCCGGGTCTCGGTGATCATGGATGACTGGAAGTGGGCCACCACCAGCCCGAGCGCCCCGGAGACCACGAACGCGGCCAGCCCGTACAGCATGGCCGGGCCGCCCTTGGTGCCGTCGGTGTGGGTGCGGAAGATGGTGAAGAGGCCGAAGGCGAGGGCCGTGACGATCGGCAGCAAGACGGTCGCCGGGAGGTGCTTGGCCCGCTCCGCCATGCCTGCCTGGCCGGCCGGTCGCGTCGCCCGTTGCGGGTCGCTGGACCGGGTGTCCGCCGTCGCGCCGTGTTCCACGTCGACGGTGCCGTGTGAGCGGGCGGCCCTCGCGTCGTGCCGGTGAGCGTGCTGGTCCATGACGGGCTCCTCTCGGTGCGTCCCGCTGCCTCGCTGTCCCGCTGACCCTCCTCACCAGGCGACACCCGGGGGCGGTCCGCGTCAACCGGAACGCGGGGTTGCACGGCCGGGGCGGAGCGGGTTCGGCCCGGGACGCCGGTCCGGGCTCAGCCCAGGTCCTTCTGGTACCAGGAGACGTCCCAGTAGCGGCCGAATTTGCGGCCCACCTCGGTGTACGTGCCGATGTGCCGGAAGCCGAAACGGGTGTGCAGGCGGGTGGACGCCTCGTTCGGCTGGGTGATCCCGGCATAGGCACGGTGGACGTCCTCGTCGGCCAGCGCCTCGAACAGGGAGGTGTAGAGCAGCGTGCCGATGCCGCGGCCGGCGGCGTGCGGGGCGCAGTAGACGGTGACCTCGACGGAGGGGGCGTAGGCCGCCTTCGGGCGGAATGCGCTGCTGGTCGCATAGCCGAGCAGCGCGCCTTCGGGGCCTGGGCGGGCTTCGGGGCCTTCGGGGCCCTTGGGGTCTTCTGGGCTGTCGGGGTGGCCGGTCAGAGGGGCCGCAGCCCCGGTCCGTGGCACGGGTGTCGCAGCCCCGGCCCCCGCCTCGCCCATCGGCCCGTTATGCGGGTTTTTCGTCTGATCTATCGCTTCCTGGGCAACCAGAAGGCGATGGGGGCCGTCTTGGGGGTGGGAGAGCAGCCACGGGCGGCGCTGGTCGGGAGTGAAGGGCTCCAGGTCAAAGGTGATGCACGTCTCACGGATGTAGTGGTTGTAAAGATCCGTAAGGGCCGGAAGATCGGCTTCCGTGCCCGCCCTGACCTGCACTTCTCCCTGCTCGCGCAGCATGCGACCTCCTCAGTTGGGCGCGCAGGGTACTGCATGATCAGAAAAATAGCGGGGCGGCGTGGGAATTCTGTCCGGATTCCAGCCGTTGTTTCCTTCGGACGGGTCGCTACGTGAGCATCGGTTTCGATGCCCCTTCCGGCCCGCCCACCGTCCCGCGACCTTCCCCAAGCTCTCGGCTTCGCTCGAGCAGGGGAGACCCCAACATCGCAAAGGGAGCACACGCATGGCAACCCGTGCCGTCGCCCGTCGTCAGGAAAGCAGCAGCGCTTCTGACGGGGCCCACAGCGTTCGCGCCGTAGGCGGGGAGATCGCCGACCGCGACCTGGTCGGCATGTACCTCGACGAGATAGCGCGTACGCCACTGCTCGACGCCGCCAAGGAGGTGGAGCTGTCCCAGACCATCGAGGCGGGCGTTTACGCCCAGCAGATCCTGGACGGCGAGGTCACCGACGGCAATGCCGCGGCCGCCAGCCGCGAGGAGCTGGAGGCGCTGGTGGAGGAGAGCGCGAAGGCCAAGGACGTCTTCATCCGCTCCAACCTCCGCCTGGTGGTCGCGGTCGCCCGTCGCTACCCCCGTGCCGGACTGCCCCTGCTGGATCTGATCCAGGAGGGCAACGCCGGCCTGGTGCGTGCCGTGGAGAAGTTCGACTACGCCAAGGGCTTCAAGTTCTCGACGTATGCGACGTGGTGGATCCGCCAGGCCATCACCCGCTCCATCGCCGACCAGTCGCGTACGATCCGGCTGCCCGTGCACCTCGTCGAGGAGCTGGGCCGGATCCGCCGGGTGCAGCGCGAGTTCAACCGCGAGAACGGCCGTGATCCGGAGCCGGCGGAGGTCGCCGGTGAGCTGGGCTCCACGCCCGCCCGCGTCACCGACGTACTCGACTGGGCGCGCGACCCGGTCAGCCTCAACATGTCGGTGGACGACGACGGCGACACCCAGTTCGGTGATCTGCTGGAGGACACCTCCGCGGCCTCGCCCGAGCAGTCCGTGCTCACGCTGCTGCGCAGCGAGGAGCTGGAGGACCTGATCGACCGTCTCGACCACCGCACCGCCTCGATCATCAAGGCGCGGTACGGCATAGAGGACGGCCGTGAGCGCACGCTGACCGAGGTCGGCAAGCAGCACGGTCTGACCCGTGAGCGGATCCGGCAGATCGAGAAGCATGCCCTGCTGGAGCTGAAGCGGATGGCGCGTGACACGGGATTCGACGCCGCCGCATAACGGGTGCGCGCTCTCGTGCGTACCGACATCCCCGGCAGGACCTGTGCCAGTAGAGACGAGCCCTGCCTGTAGAGACGAGCCCCGGTGCCCTTCGTGGCGTCGGGGCTCCGTTGTGTCCGGGGGCGTAGACAGGGGAGCCCGCCGGGGGCCCGCGGGCGGAGGGGGGCCGCTCGGCCTGCCGGGGGCGCTCGGTCAGGCGTGATGTCTGTATGTCTGTTTGAGTCTGTGTGAAGTCCATTTGTGTTTACATCGCGGATGTACCGCCGTACCATCGCGTCGAAACCACAGGTTCGGGCACGGAACGGACAGTCACGCTGATGTATGCACCGGAGCGCCAGCAGGAGATTCTGCGGCTCGCCCGTGAGAGCGGCCGGGTTGATGTGCTCTCCCTGGCGGAGGAGTTCCAGGTCACCGCCGAGACCGTGCGGCGCGATCTGAAGGCCCTGGACCGGGCAGGCCTGGTGCGCCGGGTGCACGGCGGGGCCATCCCGGCCGGCCGGCTGGACTTCGAGCCCGACCTCGCCGAGCGGGACGCCGTCGCCGCCGACGAGAAGCAGCGCATCGCGCGGGCCGCGCTCGCCGAGCTCCCCGGCGGCCAAGGCGGCTCCGGGAGCGTCATTCTGGACGCCGGCACGACCGCCGCCCGGCTCGCCGCCGAGATTCCGCTGGAGGCCGAGCTGACCGTCGTCACCCACGGCCTGCCGGTCGCCGCGCGGCTGGCCGACCACCCCGGGCTCACCCTCCACCTCGTCGGCGGCCGGATCCGGCACCGTACGCGGGCCGCGGTCGACGACTGGGCGCTGCGCGCCTACCGCGAGATCAACGCCGATGTGCTGTTCCTCGCGACCAACGGCTTCTCTCTCGACGGCGGCCTGACCACCCCCGACCTCGCGGAGGCCGCCGTCAAGCGGACGCTGATCGCCGCCGCCCGCCGCGTCGTCCTCCTCGCCGACTCCGCCAAGTTCGGGCAGCAGCACTTCGCCCGCTTCGGTGAGCTGTCGGACATGGACCTGCTCATCACCGACACCGGCCTGAGCCCCGACGACGCCCTCGCCCTCGAACGCGCGGGCACGGAAGTAGTACGCGCATGATCCTCACCGTCACCCCCAACCCCAGCCTGGACCGTACGTACGAGATCCCGGCGCTGGACCGCGGGGCCGTGCTCCGGGCCACCGCCGACCGGATCGACCCCGGCGGCAAGGGCGTCAACGTCTCGCGGGCGGTCGCCGCCGCCGGACACCGCACCCTGGCGGTACTGCCCCTGGGCGGTCCGGCCGGCGCGGCGCTGGCCGCTCTGCTGGGTGCCGAGGGCATCGAGGTGGCGGGGGTGGAGGTGGCCGGCCAGACCCGCTCCAACATCTCGGTCGCCGAGCCCGACGGCACCCTGACGAAGATCAACGCGACCGGACCCGAGCTGACAGCGGACGAGTCGGAGGCGCTGCTCGGCGCGGTCGGCGAGCGTTCCACGGGCGCCGACTGGATCGCCTGCTGCGGCAGCCTGCCGCGCGGTCTGGCGCCCGAGTGGTACGCGGAGCTGGTGGCCCGCGCCCACCGCGCAGGCGCTCGGATCGCCCTGGACACCTCGGGCCCGTCGCTGACCGCGGCGCTGCGCGAGCGGCCGGACATCGTCAAGCCGAACGCCGAGGAGCTGTCACAGGCCGTCGGCCGGCCGCTCGCGACCCTCGGCGATGCGGTCGAGGCCGCCGAGGAGCTGCGTGCGGGGGGAGCCCGTGCCGTACTGGCCTCCCTGGGGGCGGACGGCCAGCTCCTGGTCGACGACAAGGGTGCCTACTTCGGCAGCGCCCCGGTCGCCGCCGTCCGCAGCAATGTCGGCGCGGGCGATGCCTCACTGGCGGGTTTCCTCACCGCGGGCGGTACGGGACCGATGGCGCTGGCCGCCGCACTGGCCCATGGCGCGGCCGCCGTCCAGCTGCCCGGCAGCCTGATGCCGACGCCGGCCGATCTGGAGACCTCGGCGGTCACGACCACCGATGTGGTGCCGCTCCACCGGGTGCTGACGGAGCCGGTGCCATGACGGGCGCGGCGGGTGTCTCCGCGGTGGTCGTCTCCGCGCCTGCCGTCTTCGCGGTCGGCGTCTCGGCGTCTGCCGTTGCCGTCTTCGGGGCCGGTGTCTCTGCGCCTGCCGTCCCCGCGCCCAGGTCTCCCCGCCCGCCGTCCCCGCGGCCTCCTGGTCCCCTGTGGCCTCCTGGTCCTCCGTGAACCTCGTTCCCGCCCTCCGGCCCATGCCGGGAGGCGCCGCAGCCACCCCCCCGTTCCGTCCCCACCGCCCGCACGGCGGTGCCGCGTGCAAGGGAGCCCGCGATGAGTGAGCTGATCACCGCGGAACTGGTCGACCTCGACCTGTCCGCAGAAACGAAGGATGCCGCCGCACGGTCCCTGGCCGAGCGGATGGCCGCTCACGGTCGGGTCACCGACCTGGAGGGCTTCCTTGCGGACGTGGCCGCACGCGAGGCCCGGATGCCGACCGGTCTGGACGGCGGGATCGGGATTCCGCACTGCCGCAGCGCGCATGTCACGGAGCCGACGCTCGCCTTCGGGCGCAGCGCCTCCGGCATCGACTTCGGCGCGCCGGACGGGCCGGCCGACCTGATCTTCCTGATCGCGGCCCCGGCGGGCGGTGACGCGGACCATCTGTCGATCCTCTCGGCCCTCGCCCGGCAGCTGATGGACGAGTCCTTCACCGGCGCGCTGCGGGCCGCCACCGAACCGGAGCGTACGGCGGCGCTGATACGCGGGGACGCGCCGGCGGAGGAGCCCTCGGCCCGTGCGCCGGAAGAGGAAGCGCGCCCCGAGAGCGCCCCCAAAACTGTCCCCGATGCTGCCCCTGGGACCGCCCCCGATGCTGTCCCTGAGGCTCCCTCCGAGGCGGAGACTGCCCCTGAGATCACCCCCGAGATCCCCGAAACTGCCTCCGACGCCGCCTCCTCTGCAGCCCCCGAGAGCCCCGCCCCTCCGGCCGCCCCCTTCCGTATCGTCGCCGTCACCTCCTGTCCCACCGGCATCGCGCACACCTACATGGCAGCCGAATCGCTGGCGAAGGCCGGGCGGGCCGCCGGCGTCGAGATGGCCGTCGAGACCCAGGGCTCGGCGGGGTTCAAGCGGCTCGATCCGCAGCTCGTGGCGGACGCGGACGGTGTGATCTTCGCGCATGACGTCGAGGTGCGGGAGAAGGAGCGGTTCGCCGGGAAGCCGACCGTCGACGTCGGGGTGAAGGCGGGCATCAGCCGCCCCGCCGAACTCATCGCCGAGGTGCGGCAGAAGGCCGAACGCGGCGAGGTGTCCGCCCCCGCGCGTGCCGCCGCACCCATGGACAAGGACGCCGCCACGGGCGACGGCTTCGCCACCCGCCTGCGCGCCTGGCTGATGACCGGTGTCAGGTACTTGAGTCAAGGTACTTGGCGTAACGGCAGGTGGGAGGCACCATGGACGAGATTCTGGAAGCTTGGGCGGCTCGGCAGGCGGCTCGGGCGCCTGAGATCCCGCGCGAGGAACTGCGCGACCTGGCCGACGCCTTGGGCATCGACTTGCCAGACTGAGCCAGTGCAATGAGGCCCCACCTTCGCAGGTGGGGCCTCATGTGTTTCCGAGCCTCAGCGCATCGGGTGCGCTGAGGCTTTTGGTCTCCCAGCTTCGCCAGTCGTCTTTGATACTCGGGACCGGCGAAGCGGCCCTCTCAGCGATCCGACGGGATGCCGGCGCCACCGGGATGCAAAAGAGTGGCCACCATGTGTGAACCGCTCGGGTGATCCTCGACGCGAAGGGAGATCAGCCCTGCCTCGGCGAGCCGGTGCAGGGCCGTATGGATCGTCGCGGGCGATACCCCTAGGGCTCGGGCGGCGGGGATCAGGGGAAAGACCGCCATAGGGTCGGCGTGCACCGTACGTGGATCAGCTGCAAGGTCCACCAAGAGCCCCGCTACGACTGCGCCGCGGGGGACCTGCCTGGCCGTGACCGCCCAATCAAGCACCCACCGATCGAACGACAGCGTCTCCACGGAAACTCCCTCGTAATCACGGCTAATTGAGATGCGGTCGGACTTCGGCGCGGCGCGCCTGACTCAAGGATTGGCGCTTACCCCTGGGCGGGCAACTCAGGGCGAGCCTGGCACCTGCCTGCACCCCTGTCTGCATGAGCACGGCGGGTCGAGCCGTAGCCCGGTGACGCCCTGCCAGGATCGGAGAGTGGTCAGCGCGGCTCAATATCGCGAACGCCCCGCCCGAAAGAGTTCCGGGCGGGGCGACCATGCGTTCAGGAGGGCTGCGCGCGTCGCTCACATTCTCCCGGCATCGGGCCGGGCGTCAGGTCTGCGGCGTGGTCGGGGCAGGCGTACAGGACGACTCCGGGGCCACTCGTGCGCTCTATGTAGCGGACTTCCACGGGCGCCAAGGTCCGACGGCGGCAGCGACAGCAGATGGCGCCAGGCATGGGCTTGTGTTCGGCGGTGATCGCGTCGCGGGTCACGCAGTCACCCCTGCCCGGACGCGGGTGATGTTGATGGTGGGGAAGTCATAGTCAACCCCGATCTCGGCGAACGCGGCGGCCCACCAGCGTTCGCGTTGTTCCGGAGTAAGCCCCTGCGTTTCCTCGGCATGAAAGATGCCCCTCGCCTCGTCGGCGCTCGGCCCTCGCCACGGCTGTGACCAGGCGACAGACTTGGGCCGGGGCTCGGGGGTAGTCACGGGCGTTTCCGTGAGTGCACGGTGCTTTCCACGGGCGGGCAGCAACAGTCGCAGCACCCACACCAGGGCACGGACGATAGAGTCACGCATGTCGTTTCAGCTCCCATTAGCTGATCGGCGGAGCCCCGGGCGGCCGATACCAGCGGTCTTCCGGGGCGCTTTCGTGTCTGACGTTAGAGCATCTTGTATAGGTACGTATAGGCACGTGTAAGCACGTGCAGGGACGGGCGCAGAGTTGGCCGGTTGTCTACGCTGCCCCTCATGGCCGCACGCGAAATCGACCACCAGGCGCCCGAGCCGCCCTATCGGCAGATCGCTGCCGACCTAACCGCCGAGATCGAGCGTGGGGACCTTGCGCCCGGTCGCCCGATTCCCTCGGAATCTCAGCTCTGCCAGCGTTACGGCGTGGCGCGTAACACCGTGCGCTCCGCGGTTTCGGTCCTGCGGGAAAACGGGTTGGTCTACACCGTGCCGCAGCGGGGGACGTACGTCCGTGACCGCAGCGAGCCAGTCGGCGAGAGCACCTAGGATCGCTCCGGGCGGGTCTTTCTACTCGGCCCCTTGGTGCGGTTGCACGGCGACTGTGGGGCGACGGAGCGATTTGAGAGACCTGTCCGGACAGCAACAGTTTTGAGCCCCGCCCGACTGCCCCCGAGGGGTGCGGCTTCCGGATGGGGCTCGGGCAGCGTGAGGCACCGCGCTGCCGATGGTTCTTATGCGCCGAGATCCAGTGTGGGAGTGAAGTAGGCGCCTGTCAGGAAGGCGCCCGCGAAGGTGTTGGGGCCGTGTCGAGCGTCAAGCCACGCGCTCAGTCCCCGTGTGTCTCCGTTGATTACTGCGGTCAACAGGAGATCGTGCAAATCCTCTTCCTCGCACGGCGCGAACTCGGCCAGGAATGCCGCGTACCTGCGGTTCACCCCTGCTTCATAGCGTTGGAGTGCCCCGGCATATTGGGCAGCCTCGCTGGTGTGCCCGCTTCCTAGGTCCCCCCTCACGTCCTCTTCGGTGAGCGTCCCTGTGGTGTCCCGGAAGGCGAGCCGACCCAACACGTCAGCGGGTTCACGCATGCCGGCTCGGGCAGCTACGTCACGAGTGATGCGACGGGCCTCCCGGTCGCAGGCACCTTCCATCACAACGCCGAGATTCCGTGTGTGCGGAGTGCCTTGCGGGTCGGCGGCAGAATAGGACTGGCCCGTTGGGCGGCGGAAGTTGATCCCGTACTGCGTTCGCGTCGGCCTGCCACCTACGTCCACGTACCGCCGCCGCGAACCGTAGTGCAGGCAGTCATGGGCGTACGCCCGTAGCAGGT includes:
- a CDS encoding pyridoxamine 5'-phosphate oxidase family protein, which encodes MVEGAVPEFAGRVRERFGAYRHHVLATLRKDGGPRLTGLEADFRYGELWLGMMVGSRKVLDLRRDPRFSLHANPGPGTDLSGGDVRVSGQAVEVTDPGLVARYAAVVKPPEPFHLFRAELTEVLHTSVEAPYVVLESWVPGRPLRTIRRTSDDATLRVG
- a CDS encoding questin oxidase family protein, producing the protein MDTTSGTLDEALLRLHTSGPEFRGYLSNHGPMAVEALVHNGQAHTVHRWLDGYTNKLESVPSARARITEANWRAALGDTSRVTDWTAYFTHQVTERPWRELLAEWWPRLLPGIAGAATHPVIRVGHAVRSLLAEGEDAARTAEFAHALGYWAARHLPLPAVVRPTGGATPSEALAALPRIADQHVTPVQGYAQLPDTPAWLSTTESLHVPDDPEAVREGLTALVRAATLNYADYGHGNGIMLVHAATAPNAVLRTLPALPRELWAGSFAVAWAATSAVTAIYAADTPLPAPHAGSVTPEEVFERAVANGNEHAIKFADTALDVAAASEEGDTRALSAALNAIALIDEDD
- a CDS encoding DODA-type extradiol aromatic ring-opening family dioxygenase, with translation MPALYLSHGAPPLADDPWWPGQLAAWSAQLPRPRAVLVVSAHWEEAPLALGATTTVPLVYDFWGFPEHYYQVRYPAPGAPQLAERIRRTLRTAGMPVVDIPDRGLDHGAYVPLVEMFPDAGVPVLQMSLPSLDPRRLHAIGRKLAPLREEGVLIIGSGFFTHNLAALRHDGGGPPAWSVEFDDWGRQALDAQDLDALFDFAHKAPAGRLAHPRTEHFAPLFVTLGAADAHAQLDRGRSVIDGFWMGLAKRSVQFG
- a CDS encoding sigma-70 family RNA polymerase sigma factor; protein product: MATRAVARRQESSSASDGAHSVRAVGGEIADRDLVGMYLDEIARTPLLDAAKEVELSQTIEAGVYAQQILDGEVTDGNAAAASREELEALVEESAKAKDVFIRSNLRLVVAVARRYPRAGLPLLDLIQEGNAGLVRAVEKFDYAKGFKFSTYATWWIRQAITRSIADQSRTIRLPVHLVEELGRIRRVQREFNRENGRDPEPAEVAGELGSTPARVTDVLDWARDPVSLNMSVDDDGDTQFGDLLEDTSAASPEQSVLTLLRSEELEDLIDRLDHRTASIIKARYGIEDGRERTLTEVGKQHGLTRERIRQIEKHALLELKRMARDTGFDAAA
- a CDS encoding DeoR/GlpR family DNA-binding transcription regulator codes for the protein MYAPERQQEILRLARESGRVDVLSLAEEFQVTAETVRRDLKALDRAGLVRRVHGGAIPAGRLDFEPDLAERDAVAADEKQRIARAALAELPGGQGGSGSVILDAGTTAARLAAEIPLEAELTVVTHGLPVAARLADHPGLTLHLVGGRIRHRTRAAVDDWALRAYREINADVLFLATNGFSLDGGLTTPDLAEAAVKRTLIAAARRVVLLADSAKFGQQHFARFGELSDMDLLITDTGLSPDDALALERAGTEVVRA
- the pfkB gene encoding 1-phosphofructokinase; its protein translation is MILTVTPNPSLDRTYEIPALDRGAVLRATADRIDPGGKGVNVSRAVAAAGHRTLAVLPLGGPAGAALAALLGAEGIEVAGVEVAGQTRSNISVAEPDGTLTKINATGPELTADESEALLGAVGERSTGADWIACCGSLPRGLAPEWYAELVARAHRAGARIALDTSGPSLTAALRERPDIVKPNAEELSQAVGRPLATLGDAVEAAEELRAGGARAVLASLGADGQLLVDDKGAYFGSAPVAAVRSNVGAGDASLAGFLTAGGTGPMALAAALAHGAAAVQLPGSLMPTPADLETSAVTTTDVVPLHRVLTEPVP
- a CDS encoding GntR family transcriptional regulator, with translation MAAREIDHQAPEPPYRQIAADLTAEIERGDLAPGRPIPSESQLCQRYGVARNTVRSAVSVLRENGLVYTVPQRGTYVRDRSEPVGEST
- a CDS encoding GNAT family N-acetyltransferase, with the translated sequence MLREQGEVQVRAGTEADLPALTDLYNHYIRETCITFDLEPFTPDQRRPWLLSHPQDGPHRLLVAQEAIDQTKNPHNGPMGEAGAGAATPVPRTGAAAPLTGHPDSPEDPKGPEGPEARPGPEGALLGYATSSAFRPKAAYAPSVEVTVYCAPHAAGRGIGTLLYTSLFEALADEDVHRAYAGITQPNEASTRLHTRFGFRHIGTYTEVGRKFGRYWDVSWYQKDLG